The DNA window TTTTTAAGTCTACAGCAGAAGtattagatttaaaaaagccTTAATTTATGTGGATCTCTAAAAAGGTGCACTTCTTCTAGGTTTGACTTTTCTCGATTCATGAAACTAGATCCACCTGAggatttggaaaagaaaaacacaggtAGTGGTATTTTTTCATCTTTAAGAATAAGCTCCCCATTTGCTTTTTATACATTCTAATTTACGCATTCTTATTGTCTTATGCTAGACTACAGCTTTCAGAAGACAGTCCTAACTTGGAATGACCCCACCGACACCATGAAGAAATCACCTTACAGCAGTCGTCCGAAAATAGAGAtggctgcagaaaaaaatctgcacaAATCTGCAAAAGGACCAAACCTTAAATCGCCGCTCAATCCTCCCTCAACCAGAAAGAAACTCGTTCCGAAGCAGCTCATCAACTCCAAATGGACAGatgttaaaatgaacaaaacctACATCCAGACTATTCAAAAGTCTCTTCAACCTCTCAACATCAAAGTTGCCAACCAGGAGATCAGGAAAGATACCAGAGAGATAAAGGCTGATACCTCAAGGGGACTGGAGGAGGATGAGCACCACAACCCGGCCGTGTTTGACACCAAGGTGGACTGGAGTCAGACCTTCCAGATCCGTCGCGTGGACCTGCAGTTCATGCGCTCCGACTCGTACAGACTGCTGTGTAACGTCTTGGGAAACCGGCTGCTGCACTCCAGCGATGCGATGCCCGTCGCCAAAGCTTTCGTAGCGCAACTCAACAAAAAGCATaaagagtgagtgagtgtgtgctgGTTAGTCATATCTTCATtgtctcatttgtttttgtttgcgcgTGCGTGCAGCCCTTTTACTCTTCTGCGGGTGGTTAATGTGGAGAAGCGTTTGGACGGCGCCCAGGGGAGCCGCTATCTCCTGGAGCtggagctgaaagacaccaaggGCCAACTACGGCGCCTGTCGCACTACATCTACGTGGAAAATCGCCGCCGTCGCACTCGCCCGCCCAGCCAGGACTTGGTTTTCCAATGGCCCGAACCTAAGCCGGTGCTCTGCAACCCGGTCGGCTTCCACTGGAACCCCAAGGCCACGGTCCATTTCGTACTGCCGGGTATGTTACACACATCGTGAGTTGATGCTAAATTGGGGCTGGAAATGAACAAGAATTGGTGgaaacatttgtaaatatgCAACAATGCATGTAGTGTACATTTCaacaaatatttgtaatttcaTCAAACCACGAGTAGCGTGACGCTTGTCTGGTTTCCTCAGTGAAAAACCAGGCACGCTGGGTGCAGCTTCTCATCGACAACATGGCCGCCTTGTTCAAGACGACGGGCGACGCCAACTTTAACCTCATCATCGCTGACTACAACAGCACCGATATGGATGTGAGGGCGGCCCTCGAGAAGTCCTCCCTGCCCAGGCAATGTGATTTAATATTCTGTCTGGCAGCTCGAATtatgcaatttttattattataatatcaTTTTGCCGGTGTACCTAATCTTGTGTCCCGTGAGTGTATCATCACAGTCTAACTTTCTGCGGGGTTCTCCAGGTACCACTACGTGAAGCTGAGTGGTAATTTCAAACGCTCCGCTGGTCTCCAAGCAGGCATCGACCTGATCACCGTGAGTTGGTGCATCCGAGTCCTTCAGCTAATGGCGCATCTTTGAAcgactttgatttttttgccttCAGGATGACCACAGCATTGTGTTTCTTTGCGACCTCCACATCCATTTCCCTCTCTCCATCATAGATAGCATTCGGAAACACTGCGTAGAGGGATTCATGGCCTTTGCGCCTATTCTCATGAGATTGGACTGCGGGGCAACACCATTGGAGGCCAGAGGTATAcatctgggggggaaaaaagctgaCGTTGTATGCTAGCAACTTACGTCTTTGTTGACAGGTCACTGGGAGATGCAAGGTTTTGGATCATTGGGCATTTATAAGTCTGATCTGGACGCAGTGGGAGGAATGAACACCAAGGAGTTCACCGAAAGCTGGGGAGGAGAAGACTGGGAGCTCCTCGACCGGTTTGTTGACACAAAAGTTTAAAGGTCAAATGAAGTCCAATTTAGCTTAGCTGAAGACTGTTTCTCCCCTCTTGCTGTCTCATGGCTGCAGAATCATCCAGGCCGGACTAGAGGTGGAGCGGATCCACCTGCGTAATTTCTTCCACCACTACCACTCCAAGCGCGGCATGTGGAACCATCGCATGTCGTTACGTCCGAAGCGACCCGGTCAAAAGCTACGCTAGCACCGCCCAGAGCACTTTAACAGTTGGAGTCTGCTGTTTTCCAATTGCTGCGACTACTGATAAGCACAACAGGGTGGTGCGGTGTGACCAGTCAAGCTCGTCGCCATGGCGATGGTACCGATAACATCGGAGTTGCTAGCACTGGATGTACTATTGACTGCGGAGGAGGGTACGAGCCAATCAGGTTTAGTTTACTGGGCTAGCCTGTAAATAAGTGTACGTCACAGATGGCAAGTGCTCAAATGGATGCAACACCTTGGATATGTACAAAGAAGTGTCTTATGTATTTCACATTAGTcataactggaaaaaaaaaagtgttttttgcaattttctgtttttgtcagCAGATGGCGGGATGCTATAAATGATAGAAAACTTGACTTGTGGGATTTTTAAGAGTGCATTTCAATGTATCTGATGTTAACTCTGTTTGCTCATCTCTCTTACACGTGccttatttatatttgtgatgTCTCTTGTTGACCAAAAATGATCTAGATGTAAAATGGGAGGGATTTCTgtttaaaaacagcaaaacaattcTGGGTTTATCCAAGTGTAGGAAATAGTCGTAATATTGGTATGAACTgaaccatgttttttttttaaatgttttgtattttctgattGTACATAGTTTTGCGAGTTAAGCTTGAAAGGTAATGTTGGATTGTTTCAATTGAGTCATGTTCTGTCATGGGACCAACTATTTGATGCTTTTACTATGGATACAAGGATGCACTGTAAAAGttgcttttatttcaatttcgaAATGTTGGAAGTTCCTCTTGACTTTTGTACAATGTGATAGTCTTCTCTCAggatctgtttttatttacactgTCTTGACACATGTCACAATTAAATttatcaaaaataaatgtgattgcTTTTTTCCACCATTAATTTCACATGATTTGTACTTCTGGATTGTTCTTGAAGGCAGCATCGACCATATCAAAATGAGGTTGCTCCGCGCAAATGTTTTCCACGCTCACCACCTACTTTCTTCACTTGATTtgcataaatgtgtgtgtttcaacCTTGACTTTGTATTTCGTTTTGTTATGTAAACACTGGAAGCTTGAGTCGGTGACGTCATCGTGTGGAAGGCTATCTGTTCGAGGGATCGCGAAGGCAACACTGTCTAAACCTCCATTCATCGTCACGGGCGCTATCGCTACCATGCTAGCCCGTCGTATTATAATGAACTTAACTCGTACGTAATGTCACAACAATACTACTAAAATTGTCTTCTGACGTCATAATATTCAATTTAGCATTAACGTTGTCCTGCTTGGTGAACTTAAACGCCTCGTGTTATGGGAACGAGACGAAGACGGGGGTCTCTGCAGCGACGGGCTGTCAACGACAATGTCCTCCGCGGCTCTCTGACGAGCTAATTGTGGATGTCTTAGGCCGGGGGTAAGAGCGAAACGGCTTCGACGGATGATTTGGGGTGGGTCTGGACTGAACGTGGTGGAACTGGGTTGAAATAGGGCCGCTTGAGTGGAGTAGATAACATGGCTAGGCTAAAGGGAGCTAGCTGGCATAttttggggctttttttttttttttttatataactaAAGTACCCGGGACATTAAAAGTCCACGAAAAGCGATTTTTGAATCGAATAAAATGTTCGAATTGAATTTACGGGGGggtgaaggttttttttgtttgcttctcCAAAAGAAATAAGGACCGTCGCAGGTGTCATTTCCAACTGTGGTCCtaaaatgaccccccccccgccccttgTCGCAAGATGGATATGCCAACTTGTTTTCCCGTTAAGTACTGACTTTATTTGTTCACAGATCAACCTAAATTTGAATCATGCCTGGAAAATTAAAAGCGAAAATTGTGGCAGGCCGCCACTTGCCTGTCATGGACAGAGCCAGTGAGCTTACAGATGCTTTTGTAGAGGTAAGTAGAAGAGACATTTTGTATATTTCCCCTATAATTATGATATGCCGTTATAACATGTTTTAAGAGGTGATCCCaactgaaaaataacatttctatttctttACCGTGCAGGTCAAGTTTGGAAACATAACATTCAAAACAGACGTCTGCCCCAAATCCCTCAATCCACAGTGGAACTCGGAATGGTTCAAATTTGAGGTAAAATGCCCAAGAAGTGCTATCGTCATTGTTTCTCAACATTTCTATTGCACACATTTTAGAAAAATCCTTCAGTACAGTCTTAAACAATTGAAACGTTTTAAAATCCATTCATGAAACTCatcaaaacacttttcaaCTACATATTTATACACAAAATATTGCAAGCATAAAATGCAGaatattgattttgtttacatGCCTGTGCCATTAAAAGGCGGTGCCTGGTGTGACGTTCCATGATTCTGTTCCAGTatcttggccaccagggggcagtatagGATGCACATAAAAACTGCTCTGTAAGCTGCAGTcatgtcttatttttttccccgcaaAAAAGATAAAGAATATGTGTTAAAATATGCTTTTCTCAAAGGGTTGGCAATTGCTGCATGACATGATGCCCTTGCATTGGCCATTAAGTGCGAATGACGTATTTATGGTTCGATTCCTTGTGTTGACGCTTAGGTCGATGATGAGGACCTGCAGGATGAGCCGCTGCAGATCACCGTGTTGGACCACGACACGTACAGCGCAAACGACGCCATCGGGAAGGTTTACATCGACATTGACCCGCTGCTGTGCAGCGAGGCCGCCTCTGTTATCTCCGGCTGGTTCCCAATTTATGACACCATCCACGGTACGCAAATAGCGCATCGGCGTTACTCAATATTGCACTCTTTCTCATCGCATCTGTGTTATTTAATGGCAGGTATCCGTGGGGAGATTAATGTCCTGATCAAAGTGGAGCTCTTCAATGACTTGAACCGCTTCAGACAATCCTCCTGTGGAGTCAAGTTCTTCTGCAGTGCGTTTGCAACCACGCTGCCCTCAATGTTGCCCCTTCAAGAGTGTTGATTTGTAGAGACCAACACTGCTTTGATAATTTCATAATAACAAGTGTGGAGAAAAAGGCGTAGAAATAATGTGTGACCATATCGCTTGCACTTTGTAGCCACTTCAATTCCGCGGTATTACCGGGCGGCCATGGTCCACGGCTTTGTGGAGGAGCTGGTGGTGAACGAAGACCCCGAATACCAGTGGATTGATCGCATCAGAACTCCTCGAGCGTCCAATGAAGCTCGCCAGAGGCTCATCTCGCTCATGTCCGGTACGGAAAcgaatcttttattttatttatttccaaagGTACAAAAGTGTACACATGGGTTAATTTGTCTACATGTGACCGTAGGAGAGCTACAGAGGAAGATAGGTCTCAAAGTGCTGGAGATGGGAGGCAACGCAGTGGTGGGCTACTTGCAGTGTTTCGACCTGGAGGGAGAGTCAGGCCTGGTGGTGCGGGCCATAGGTACCGCCTGCACTCTGGACAAAGCCACCTCCGGaggcggcgccgccgccgtcgtcgccaCCGCACACACGCATCCCAGCACAGCTCCCGCTTCCAATGCCTGCAATTCCCCTTCCAAGGACGGAAAAGAGTGAGTAGCCATCCAGCATGAGCAATCGATGCAAGTTTTGACATGTTGATGAGCACGTGAGGGAGAGTGTGTGGACAAGATGCCCGTTTTCCAGCGTGTGCACTTCGGTATTTTTCACGTCTGTTGCATCGTGAAACAGCACACGGTGTCCTGAGACGCACACGTACAGTATACAAACATACACTCCAAAAATGCACCCCCTACTCACACATGGCTTGCTTGCGTTCAGCTCTGCATGCGCTAGTGCTACGTAGAATACTGTTCACAAAAAGTCCGAGATATTTAGTTCCTAGCGGAGAATTTGAGGCTGAACCTAAAATGTGCAATCACCTTTCTAAGTGACATTCGTTTCTAAACGTTCAATTCTTTATGTACAACTGTTCCCTGTTGAATCTAAACTCTGATCGTATCAgagattttatttatgtcaatgTAGCCATCGAACAGTTGGATCGTTTTCCAGAGACAAATTCCATGCACCTCTAAAGGTTGGCGTGCATTTTAGTTTGATCTTTTCACGAGCTTTTCGCGCATGTTCTGATCTGCTTCCTCTGGCTCGCTGCATCATGCAAGTGTATCATCCTGCGCTCGTACCCGCGCGTCGGGGATGGAGACACACCAAGAATGAACAAAAGAATCATTGGAGTAAAATGAACCTTGTTTGGGTGATCATCAAAGccatattctttttttttttttttttttttttaggtctgTTGTGTTTCCATCCCTGTGGTGCACGTGACTCACTTGGTTGGGAAAGATCCGATTGTTGGCACCTTTCCACTCTCTCTCCGTCTATTGTGATGATGTGTTGTAGGTTCTCGtgtgcttttctttccttctttcctcttcttccgGCTGCACCAGGACTGACACAATTCTTACTGCGTGTGGCCAACGCGACTGGTCGTCTCTCTTTTTATCCTCTCCTCCTGTGTGTGGTGCTCTTGGGCCCAGGTCTCCCTTAGCGCACGGATGCCGCTCCACCCACAACAGCCCAGTGCATTCGGCGTGCAGCGCACAGAGACTGTCCCAGAACTTCTCTGTCTCTGTGCCCACACTCATCTTCTCCGGTATGCAGAGGCAGGGAAGGaagtcgatttttttttttttttttaaatgtgtgacCGGGCGaatgtcacactttttttttcaatgcggAGAAGAAATAACGGAAGCTAGGTTAACTGTTAGATCTAGTAAATTAATAtccttgtcatttttcatgttGTCAGATTCAAACGAGAGGGCGACACGGGGGTGGATTTGCATTCCCATCCCACAGAAATAATCCAGTCCCGGatcgtaaaaataaaaaaaatctgccccGGTTAAACCGACTCCCCACACCCGTCCTGAAAAACTAAAAACGGAATTGTTTTGGTACAGCCCTCAAGAGTCTTACGAGAAGCGCTGGCCTGTGCTTCACTCCACTGGaacatcacatttttatttttattgtttttgcatgTATCATTATGTTTCTGTATCGTTGtcctgttttgctttttcccATGCTTGCTGTGttacttttctttctcttttgttcTCCAGCCACGTGTAAGCACCTCAAGCACACctcctgcaaaaacaaaacattttccacccacacacacacagggtgaGGCTGTGACTGATggccgtgcgtgtgtgtgtgtgtgtcatattCTCCCGCCAGGCCGGTATTTGGTGAGGACCTTCCCTCGTCATCCGGCCCGCCCACCCCTCTCAGAGCCCTCCCCACCAACCCCTTCTCTCCTGCCCccttctcccccccccaagcCAGCCGCCAGTCCTCCTCATCAGACACAGACCTCAGTTTGACGCCCAAGACGGGTAAGCACATGAGGCATCACCCCCATCAATCTGCAATCCCCCCCCTTTATCCACCACTCCAACACTACACTGAGGTGCTTCTCTGGTGTTTTTCCATGTTTAGTTTATttcttattattgtttttgcattttagtCTGTCTCGAAGATCCTCGTGcgttagttttttttgtttttttttgtgatgtgttCATAGAAGCACAATGTCTCTTATtaagataaatataaaataagacCCAAGAGTAGTCGCTAGTGTCGGCTCTTAcccttttttccacttcacgCTACCTACTCAGGTTGTCACTTTTCCATTGGTACTGCTGACATGGCAAAAGTAGAGAAAGGCCAAACTCAAGCAAGCAGTGGAAAagtgccccccctcccttcttcTAAGATATCCATCTTCTCATTTcctgaactttttttccttctggtTGCTCCCGACTCCCTGCTCCTCAGAGGAGCCGCAATCGGTGAGACGCAGGCCGGGCTTCTTCCTGTGCCCCAGCTCCCCTGTCCTCTCCTCATCTTTCTCTGGCTCAGCCGGCGGGGGTGCTTCTGGCTCCTCCCTGAGAAATACCACcctgccccctccctcctccaccCACTCTGACTCTGCTCTGCTGAGAAAGAGCGTGTCCTTCACGGACGACTTTCTGCTAGGGACCTCCGGTACAGCTTGGCTGCCGTGTGTCACTTATGTCACGGAATCTCAATAACAGCAGAATGCGAATGCGCTCACCATTAACTCGGCAAGTCTAACAGAGTGATCGTTAGTGTGTCGTGACATCATCAGGCGTGCGGCGGGAAATTATGCAGTCtcattgaattattattacaaaatgttattttataaaGTTGATTTGAgctaaatataattcaattttATACGAATTTATTTATGCCAGGTCAGCCATGTGTAGTTAtaggtaaataaatacaacaattAAAGTGCCGTCCATAAATATTGGCAGCCCTGGCTCAGattgttttttgcttttaataaaTCAGTTTTGCATAACTTCCTGTTCTCTAATATAgagctaaaagacaaaattcACAACAGTAACCCTATTTTGTGTCTCAATAAAGAATGGGAACTCACTCGCCTCTCGAAACAAACAATGATAGTGTCACAGACTGCAGCATGCACCCCCCCACTCCCCCTTCCtctcttttcttctcctttaaAGATAGTTAGCGAAGGCTCGCACAAAACTAAATCCTCAGTCGTGTGTTAAAGATCGTTGCTTGGACTAGTCCTAACATTTACATCACACCGTTGACGTCACGTGAGACTCTTTCTTCTCTGACCAGGAATGGGCAGCGGGGGCAGTGCTGGCAAGGAGGCGGGACCCCTGAAGACGCTGCTCAGACAGCAGACGCAGACTGCTCTGGAGCAGAGGGTACGTTGATGAGTCAACATGACAAATACACTTGAGTTCAcaaaatttttttgtttttatacaaacaaaagcaaataaactgattaaaatctgatttttgttggggggggtcgcatttattcatttattttattctaatttatttttatttattctaatttatttcaatgaatttatttattgaaagcCATTTTTGTCTGGCTTTAGTATGAGCTTGCACAAGGGtgatttgctcttttttttttttttttttttttttttgtcccggtAATGGGTGTGCGCAAGAACAAACATTGTTCCCTTCTCTTTCCTTTCGATCACTTGTGCTTCTCAGGGAGCTTCCTCCTCTGGGTTGTATTTAAACGCCAGGGTATGTCACATCGCTGTCTCTATCCATATCCCCCACCCACAGGCACCGCCACCGATTCCTAACCTGCAGATGATGTCGCGTGGCTTTTCTGTACTCCTGTCATTCCTTCCGTCAAACCTTCCCCTGCTCCCCCTTCCCCGAGACAGGAATGAGCACGCTCACCACATCATCTCATTCAGAACCCGGACGAGCTGTCAGTCatgtttgacgtcccattttCCATGACGGATTAGAAGACAGTAAATGATTCATGGTCCTAATCCTGTTTGTCCACAACACAAATTCATGCCATGCACTTTCATGGTTGGTCGAGTTGACATGACTGCAATGTAGAATGAATACCAAGAAGCTCAGCAGCTATTTCAAACGCATGGATTTGCCATCTCCTTGTCTGACGTTGAAGAATTGTAGCTGCACTTTTATCAACCGCATATTTTTAGTCTCTACTCGAAAGGTCATAAAGGTTTGGAGCAAGTCGAGAATTCGCATTTTACGCCACTCTTGTTGTTGCATGTTGGTCCATTCCTAACCTAAACTAACTTATCAAGTATGGTTTAGGTTTCCATCTTCTCCGAGTTTGCCCATTTAGAATCCGTTTAAGTGAAGACATAGAAGCGTTTGGATGGCAAAGTGAACTTTTCCCATCCGAAACCTTGTGTTAGCGACACCTGCACAATAATCACGCTTTTTGTTTGACATAAGTggtatttgtgttttgtctcCAGGAGTTCCCTTTCTTCACCTTGACGTCTTTCCCACCCGCCTTTCTGGTCCACGTGGGCGGAGTTGTCAGCGCCCGCTCGGTCAAACTGCTGGACCGCATACACAATCCCGGTGAGATCATGAACACGACTAATGTTGTCTAGTGACGCAATCAGTCAGtgttgagtctttttttttttttgccttgtttGTTTACTATAAAGTCACAGGATGAAAGTCTGTGACACGGGTGAAAAGTGTTTCTGGTCACAGAGGACTGCTGTTGGTTAGCAAAAGCTAGCATCCGGGTTTAACGGCAAGGGCAACCGTCACCTTGGCGTGTCTTTGAAGCGTCCGTTGACGTGTGTGTCGTCGCCTGCCGTgttactgtgtgtgtgatgatacTTGGAGTTAAGGCGCTCTGTTGTCAAATGGTGCATGGCTCCCTGTCTTttgcctgctgctgcttctgctgttGCTTCCGTGTGCTGATTCTGGCTGCAGCCGGCATACTGTTTAGACGTTTTGGAACTTTTAGACAGATGCAGTGTGTGGAAAATTAGATCGTCCTTTGGGTTCCTCAATTGGATTTGATTGAATTTTCCCCGTGTACCCAATAAAATGTCCGGTGTGTCTACCGGGCACAGCTTATAAAGTTTTAGTCGACTTTTCACCTTAATCGTCATTATTGTAAGCCCAATAGAATTATGTGTAGTTCTGATTGCTGAAGGCTGGCTTGGTTCGTTATCTTGTGACATAACTGTTAAGATTAATTTCTATAGTTCGAATGTCAATTTTTTCTCACTTTTCAATTGTGATTTGCTTGTTGTTTCTGTACCGTATGTATCGAACGCTTAATTTATTGAACAAcatatggctttttttttttttgctttttctttaagTAAGTTGACATGAACTGATGTGGAAAACCTGTTGATGACCTTTGAACTCTTGGGATGTTcccgtgtcttttttttaaatgactcaGCAGAACACAATATCAATATAATATTGATTCTCATTAATATCATAACTTGATATCGTCTGATTCGTTAGTACctggaggcaaaaaaaaaaaaaaaaaaaatcccctctGTCTTGCCATTCTTGTATTATTTCTGCTTTGAATGCATAGCGAGCGCAAAGTCGGCGGCGGGCGCTGTCTGTTTAATGTCCACCTCGTGGAGTGCTACTGTTGTGTTGTTGGACTGTAtcttctctttttctctctctttctctctttcccgTACTAATGGTGTGACGTGGCCCAGCCATGGGTAACACGCGCTCGTACAAACTGCTAGACTGGAATAGTGTCACGGCAGGTATTtgcccaccccaccccccttttACTGATCTCACCCGCGGGAGTTTTGGCAGCTCAGTGATGTGGAGGCTGGTTTTTGTTGTCCATTTGAAATTCACTTGAACAATTCACTGATTGCCCTGCAGAAAACTCAGTGAGCTGTCATCTCCTCTCTTTATCTGCGTGAATGTGTGCGAATGCGCCCGTTTGTGGAGCTGAGTCGAGCATGCGCTGTGCCCCTCCCAGCCTGGCCCGTCCTTCCGCACCCCCATCCCAACCCGACTGGCTCATCCGGCTGCAGCTCTCCCTTAACGTTGTCCCGGATCTGTTCCAATGCTTCCTCAAGCTGCATTGTGCCTCCGCACCTCCCCCTGTTGAGACGTTGGAGATTGACAAATAACCGCTGAGCAGGCATGTGCACTTCTAACCAACTGGGCCGAGGGAGGAGTTTCTCATCAATTGGAAAACCAACGCATGATTGGGATGGAAAGAAAGATGTGTGCTTTGGGGCGATGATGAGCTTTAGCCCCCGTGGATGAATATGGCCCTCCTCTGCCCATAAGCGTGCACATGGTCGTGAGTGTGCACCTCAGTGCCTGTGCGACAGTCTGCTTTGGGTTGGCAGAAAGCCGCTCGAGGGCTCGATGTCTGACATTCGGTCTCTTCATTTCTTCACTTCATCTTTGattctttttccccttcattCCAATAATCCCGAGTTTGATCTCAGTCAGCATGTGGACCCATGGGGTGCAACTCAATACTCTGATGTAGCTCCCGGTTTGTGACGGAAAACACAACTATGTCAGGCATCGTCAACATTTATGCTTTTTAAGTGTTTAGATATTGGATCGAAGCCTCATGAGACTATTGAAACACACCCATACATGATGAAGGCTTGgttatgtattattttcatAATTCAGAGTTCTCCATATTCAGCCACACAATCTATCTCCTTTCTGTCAATGTGGCCGATTGAATGGAGAGTTATCTAACATTTTATACACAGATATGGGGTCCTCTGTTTATGACCACGCCGCAGTCCATCAATAACCTACAATAATGTGATAGTGAAGTTGtaattattataaaatatcTGGCTGGAAAAACTGTATCTGGATGAAACAGattgtgtttgaaaaaaaaaaatacagtatgccAAAAGCACCCatgatgtaaacaaacaagcaggtaagacttataataataataattattattattattaatatatgtCATGAACCGAGGAACCCCGTACAAGCAGTTACAGGTCAAATCTTTCAATTGAATTTGCCTTCATCATTATcactgtcattgtcacactCTTCCACAAAATGATGACCATTCAT is part of the Syngnathus acus chromosome 6, fSynAcu1.2, whole genome shotgun sequence genome and encodes:
- the b4galnt3b gene encoding beta-1,4-N-acetylgalactosaminyltransferase 3 isoform X2 — translated: MITALFPVKKLRRNGKCVLLGAILLVAVVAVVSNVRREVTGSISDVGTGWKNVLFGQTLSPGIVRENVNASHPLEDSGFMKAVWKPEYQGRANLHVFEDWCGSSTDRLRHNLHYPLYPHSRITVNKLAVSPQWTNYGLRIFGYLHPYTDGEFVFALSSDDNSEFWLSTDESPSNLQLLAWVGKTGSEWTAPGEFEKYSSQISNATQLSAHRRYFFEVIHKQNDKGNDHVEVAWTLLNEDFKFLVIESKYISLYVNESALRMDDVAHIPQTVPSHPRNVSQKHNTPTVDLLREDPRDTFDRVPLLDNSFLQGLLPDCSYKPSYIINFPLKRYQGIHYVHRSYVYPNDYTRLTHMEGLNSCFYESSNKTMFDFSRFMKLDPPEDLEKKNTDYSFQKTVLTWNDPTDTMKKSPYSSRPKIEMAAEKNLHKSAKGPNLKSPLNPPSTRKKLVPKQLINSKWTDVKMNKTYIQTIQKSLQPLNIKVANQEIRKDTREIKADTSRGLEEDEHHNPAVFDTKVDWSQTFQIRRVDLQFMRSDSYRLLCNVLGNRLLHSSDAMPVAKAFVAQLNKKHKDPFTLLRVVNVEKRLDGAQGSRYLLELELKDTKGQLRRLSHYIYVENRRRRTRPPSQDLVFQWPEPKPVLCNPVGFHWNPKATVHFVLPVKNQARWVQLLIDNMAALFKTTGDANFNLIIADYNSTDMDVRAALEKSSLPRYHYVKLSGNFKRSAGLQAGIDLITDDHSIVFLCDLHIHFPLSIIDSIRKHCVEGFMAFAPILMRLDCGATPLEARGHWEMQGFGSLGIYKSDLDAVGGMNTKEFTESWGGEDWELLDRIIQAGLEVERIHLRNFFHHYHSKRGMWNHRMSLRPKRPGQKLR
- the b4galnt3b gene encoding beta-1,4-N-acetylgalactosaminyltransferase 3 isoform X1, with translation MITALFPVKKLRRNGKCVLLGAILLVAVVAVVSNVRREVTVLAGSISDVGTGWKNVLFGQTLSPGIVRENVNASHPLEDSGFMKAVWKPEYQGRANLHVFEDWCGSSTDRLRHNLHYPLYPHSRITVNKLAVSPQWTNYGLRIFGYLHPYTDGEFVFALSSDDNSEFWLSTDESPSNLQLLAWVGKTGSEWTAPGEFEKYSSQISNATQLSAHRRYFFEVIHKQNDKGNDHVEVAWTLLNEDFKFLVIESKYISLYVNESALRMDDVAHIPQTVPSHPRNVSQKHNTPTVDLLREDPRDTFDRVPLLDNSFLQGLLPDCSYKPSYIINFPLKRYQGIHYVHRSYVYPNDYTRLTHMEGLNSCFYESSNKTMFDFSRFMKLDPPEDLEKKNTDYSFQKTVLTWNDPTDTMKKSPYSSRPKIEMAAEKNLHKSAKGPNLKSPLNPPSTRKKLVPKQLINSKWTDVKMNKTYIQTIQKSLQPLNIKVANQEIRKDTREIKADTSRGLEEDEHHNPAVFDTKVDWSQTFQIRRVDLQFMRSDSYRLLCNVLGNRLLHSSDAMPVAKAFVAQLNKKHKDPFTLLRVVNVEKRLDGAQGSRYLLELELKDTKGQLRRLSHYIYVENRRRRTRPPSQDLVFQWPEPKPVLCNPVGFHWNPKATVHFVLPVKNQARWVQLLIDNMAALFKTTGDANFNLIIADYNSTDMDVRAALEKSSLPRYHYVKLSGNFKRSAGLQAGIDLITDDHSIVFLCDLHIHFPLSIIDSIRKHCVEGFMAFAPILMRLDCGATPLEARGHWEMQGFGSLGIYKSDLDAVGGMNTKEFTESWGGEDWELLDRIIQAGLEVERIHLRNFFHHYHSKRGMWNHRMSLRPKRPGQKLR
- the b4galnt3b gene encoding beta-1,4-N-acetylgalactosaminyltransferase 3 isoform X3 — encoded protein: MITALFPVKKLRRNGKCVLLGAILLVAVVAVVSNVRREVTVLAGSISDVGTGWKNVLFGQTLSPGIVRENVNASHPLEDSGFMKAVWKPEYQGRANLHVFEDWCGSSTDRLRHNLHYPLYPHSRITVNKLAVSPQWTNYGLRIFGYLHPYTDGEFVFALSSDDNSEFWLSTDESPSNLQLLAWVGKTGSEWTAPGEFEKYSSQISNATQLSAHRRYFFEVIHKQNDKGNDHVEVAWTLLNEDFKFLVIESKYISLYVNESALRMDDVAHIPQTVPSHPRNVSQKHNTPTVDLLREDPRDTFDRVPLLDNSFLQGLLPDCSYKPSYIINFPLKRYQGIHYVHRSYVYPNDYTRLTHMEGLNSCFYESSNKTMFDFSRFMKLDPPEDLEKKNTDYSFQKTVLTWNDPTDTMKKSPYSSRPKIEMAAEKNLHKSAKGPNLKSPLNPPSTRKKLVPKQLINSKWTDVKMNKTYIQTIQKSLQPLNIKVANQEIRKDTREIKADTSRGLEEDEHHNPAVFDTKVDWSQTFQIRRVDLQFMRSDSYRLLCNVLGNRLLHSSDAMPVAKAFVAQLNKKHKDPFTLLRVVNVEKRLDGAQGSRYLLELELKDTKGQLRRLSHYIYVENRRRRTRPPSQDLVFQWPEPKPVLCNPVGFHWNPKATVHFVLPVKNQARWVQLLIDNMAALFKTTGDANFNLIIADYNSTDMDVRAALEKSSLPRYHYVKLSGNFKRSAGLQAGIDLITDDHSIVFLCDLHIHFPLSIIDSIRKHCVEGFMAFAPILMRLDCGATPLEARVGGMNTKEFTESWGGEDWELLDRIIQAGLEVERIHLRNFFHHYHSKRGMWNHRMSLRPKRPGQKLR